Proteins from a single region of Runella sp. SP2:
- a CDS encoding DUF6252 family protein, whose protein sequence is MSLLIINSCQPKDDALPAPTTEGLNTFGCKINGKVWIADGIRNDQGPAAKAIEVEFKRLNATTFYLFIHTNASTKDRVQLTLPKGVVGTNLLEDLYDKPFGIYYDNNFKIFKTKSSNPGQVVISRLDTVNRIVSGRFAFDAEFVVSKETVKVTEGRFDVKYE, encoded by the coding sequence TTGAGCCTACTAATCATCAATAGCTGCCAACCCAAAGATGATGCCTTACCCGCTCCTACGACTGAGGGGCTCAATACTTTTGGTTGTAAAATCAATGGAAAAGTATGGATTGCAGACGGCATTCGGAACGACCAAGGCCCCGCCGCCAAAGCCATTGAGGTAGAGTTTAAGCGGTTGAATGCTACTACTTTTTATTTGTTTATCCATACCAATGCCAGCACCAAAGACCGCGTTCAGCTAACGCTGCCCAAAGGAGTCGTGGGTACTAATCTATTGGAAGATTTGTACGACAAACCTTTCGGGATTTATTACGACAACAATTTCAAGATTTTCAAGACAAAATCATCAAACCCAGGACAAGTCGTCATCTCCCGATTGGACACCGTGAACCGAATCGTCTCAGGCAGATTTGCGTTTGATGCCGAATTCGTTGTTTCCAAAGAAACAGTAAAAGTTACCGAAGGACGTTTTGATGTTAAGTATGAGTGA
- the eboE gene encoding metabolite traffic protein EboE gives MKTPYGHLTYCSNIHPGERWEDHFKTLRDNLPYIQSQLSPNAPFALGLRLANDASIELAEPEKLAEFKAWLSANNIYVFTMNGFPYGGFHATRVKDDVHTPDWTTDDRTAYTQRLFGILAQLLPEGMEGGISTSPLSYRYWWETEEDKQQAIKTATENILQVVETLMELRKSTDKLMHLDIEPEPDGILENGQEFIEWYSEYFLPKGTAFLVEKHGLSPEIAQETLLTHVQLCYDVCHFAVSYEEPQVIVDQLKEVGIRVGKIQISSAVKMTLNDQRAEKLDAIRSFDEPVYLHQVVAKTEEGTFQKFPDLAEALQADASTHNEWRIHFHVPLFIDSYGLLDSTQAEIVKTLNVHKATPFTQHLEVETYTWGVLPTDMQKPIGESIVREMQWVQEQLK, from the coding sequence ATGAAAACTCCCTACGGACACCTCACTTATTGTAGCAACATTCACCCTGGCGAACGATGGGAGGATCATTTTAAAACCCTGCGCGACAACCTGCCGTACATCCAATCGCAGCTTTCGCCTAATGCTCCTTTTGCATTGGGGCTTCGTCTAGCCAACGACGCATCTATCGAGTTGGCGGAGCCTGAAAAATTGGCTGAATTTAAGGCATGGTTGAGCGCCAATAATATCTACGTTTTTACCATGAACGGCTTCCCGTACGGCGGTTTTCATGCTACCCGCGTGAAAGACGATGTACACACGCCTGACTGGACCACCGACGACCGCACGGCTTATACGCAGCGTTTGTTTGGGATTTTGGCCCAGTTACTACCCGAAGGAATGGAAGGCGGGATTTCTACTTCTCCCCTTTCGTACCGCTATTGGTGGGAAACCGAAGAAGATAAACAACAAGCCATCAAAACGGCGACCGAAAATATTTTGCAGGTGGTCGAAACGCTAATGGAATTGCGGAAATCGACGGACAAACTCATGCACCTTGACATTGAGCCTGAACCCGACGGCATTTTGGAAAACGGGCAGGAGTTTATCGAGTGGTACAGTGAATATTTTTTACCAAAAGGCACTGCTTTTCTAGTCGAAAAACACGGTCTTTCTCCCGAAATCGCCCAAGAAACCTTGCTGACCCACGTACAACTTTGCTACGATGTTTGTCACTTTGCGGTCAGTTATGAAGAGCCACAAGTCATTGTTGACCAGCTCAAAGAGGTAGGAATCCGAGTTGGAAAAATTCAGATTAGTTCAGCCGTAAAGATGACATTGAACGACCAACGCGCTGAAAAATTAGACGCCATTAGAAGCTTCGACGAACCCGTGTATTTGCACCAAGTCGTCGCAAAAACCGAAGAAGGCACGTTCCAAAAATTCCCCGATTTGGCAGAAGCCCTCCAAGCCGACGCTAGTACCCACAACGAATGGCGGATTCACTTCCACGTGCCGCTGTTTATTGATTCGTACGGCTTACTTGACTCGACACAGGCTGAAATTGTGAAGACGCTCAATGTACATAAGGCTACGCCGTTTACCCAACACCTTGAAGTCGAAACTTATACCTGGGGCGTGTTGCCTACCGATATGCAAAAACCCATCGGCGAGTCTATTGTCCGCGAAATGCAATGGGTACAAGAACAACTCAAATGA
- a CDS encoding redoxin domain-containing protein, whose amino-acid sequence MKHLVIFVLLAVSFQAFTQTESLLGKKSPELKFETIVNFEKTNATLSDFKGKIVILDFWATWCGPCIQSFPELEKLQAKFRNDLQVITITDDPEMRIKRFLEKRKTTLPVVIDEKRALAKIFPHRTIPHTVLIDKMGTVQAITTSSELSEALIKNLLAGKAVSVKEKKDVIDFDPSLPLSGNGDFTFQLTITPFKEGYPSFCNPKGGGSIYEGRRIVATNLSPKTLFEVAHQFPPGIRTVLDVSDPSKFSWNEQNCVCFDLIVPEHLGEKRFDIMKQQLEIYFGYQSLIEERVRPVKVLQRIKDTAAKLTESKPETTPASSYSGKGLSMKASGVATLADFLENQINKTVIDETGLTGLYDLDIPWYNETPKQIHEELRKIGLQLVEAERKIKVLVIKDK is encoded by the coding sequence TTGAAACCATTGTCAATTTTGAGAAAACCAACGCCACGCTCAGCGACTTCAAAGGCAAGATTGTCATCCTTGATTTTTGGGCTACTTGGTGCGGGCCTTGTATTCAATCGTTTCCAGAATTAGAAAAACTTCAAGCCAAATTCCGCAACGACCTTCAGGTCATTACCATCACAGACGACCCCGAAATGCGGATAAAACGTTTTTTGGAAAAGCGAAAAACAACCCTTCCCGTTGTGATTGATGAAAAAAGAGCGCTGGCGAAAATTTTCCCTCACCGCACCATTCCCCACACGGTCTTGATTGATAAAATGGGAACCGTACAGGCCATCACGACTTCGTCCGAGTTATCCGAAGCATTAATTAAGAACCTTCTTGCGGGGAAGGCTGTGAGTGTAAAGGAGAAAAAAGATGTCATTGATTTTGACCCTTCTTTGCCACTTTCTGGCAATGGCGACTTTACTTTTCAGCTTACCATTACCCCTTTTAAGGAAGGTTATCCCTCTTTTTGTAACCCAAAAGGAGGTGGTAGCATCTACGAAGGGCGGCGAATCGTTGCGACCAACCTTTCTCCCAAAACGTTATTTGAAGTTGCGCATCAATTTCCGCCAGGCATCCGAACAGTACTGGACGTATCTGACCCTTCAAAATTTTCTTGGAACGAGCAAAATTGTGTCTGTTTTGACTTAATCGTTCCCGAACACCTTGGCGAAAAACGGTTCGACATCATGAAGCAGCAATTAGAAATCTATTTTGGCTATCAATCATTGATTGAAGAGCGAGTACGCCCCGTAAAAGTTCTTCAAAGAATCAAGGACACCGCCGCCAAACTCACGGAGTCAAAACCAGAAACCACCCCTGCCTCAAGCTACAGTGGAAAAGGATTATCCATGAAAGCGTCGGGCGTGGCAACCCTTGCAGATTTTTTGGAAAATCAAATTAACAAAACCGTCATCGACGAAACAGGTCTAACAGGCTTGTACGATTTGGACATTCCTTGGTACAACGAAACGCCCAAACAAATTCACGAAGAATTAAGGAAAATAGGATTGCAGCTAGTTGAGGCCGAGCGAAAAATAAAAGTACTGGTTATCAAAGACAAATAG
- a CDS encoding DUF433 domain-containing protein encodes MTLEEAVVSDPEILGGTPVFRGTRVPVKNLFDYLHHGDSYHAFLSDFDYISEEQIQAVLDFAKRNFTSHDTSAFASAA; translated from the coding sequence ATGACTTTGGAAGAAGCTGTTGTGTCAGACCCCGAAATTTTGGGAGGAACACCTGTATTTAGGGGAACGCGAGTCCCTGTCAAAAACTTGTTTGACTATTTGCATCATGGAGATTCGTATCACGCCTTTTTGTCTGACTTTGATTATATCTCAGAAGAACAAATACAGGCAGTGCTAGATTTTGCCAAACGTAATTTTACTTCTCATGATACGTCTGCCTTTGCGAGTGCTGCTTGA
- a CDS encoding DUF5615 family PIN-like protein, whose product MIRLPLRVLLDENLPTKLKYRFESTTLAVTTIRDQNWLGKKNGELLRLMLDNGFHVLVTNDKSIRYQQNTYNIPLFILQLNLFSNRYDDILPQVPKIQEVLIKLYHDIENEGFPVTLTTVDL is encoded by the coding sequence ATGATACGTCTGCCTTTGCGAGTGCTGCTTGATGAAAACCTGCCTACTAAACTCAAATATCGCTTTGAGTCAACAACCTTAGCTGTAACTACTATTCGTGATCAAAATTGGCTGGGGAAAAAGAATGGAGAGTTACTAAGGCTAATGTTAGATAACGGCTTCCATGTGCTTGTGACCAATGATAAAAGTATTCGTTATCAGCAGAATACGTACAATATACCGCTATTCATTCTTCAGCTGAATCTGTTTTCAAATCGCTACGACGATATACTTCCTCAAGTGCCGAAAATCCAAGAGGTGCTTATTAAGCTATATCATGACATTGAGAATGAAGGATTTCCAGTGACACTGACAACTGTTGATTTATAA
- a CDS encoding TatD family hydrolase translates to MCQNHKELEQNPSHFEESEEVVAHTDLSWESHRDLIRGMRFFDPHIHMVSRTTDDYEAMRDAGIVALIEPAFWVGQPRTGLSTFKDYFSSLVGWERFRSSQFGIKHYCTIGLNSREANNEPLAEQVMEILPLYLYKEGVVGVGEIGFDDQTAAEEKYYRLQLELAKKAKLPVQIHTPHRDKKRGTERSMAIALEHGIDPSWVIVDHNNEETVKSVLDQGFWAAFTIYPFTKMSNERMVKIVEQYGPERIMVNSAADWGISDPLAIPKTAVLMKLNGISDEAIRLVTYQNAIDAFAKSGQIDVSDFENGLTIDQSQKFNGNTILRGGQEPGAKKTNTLIIK, encoded by the coding sequence ATGTGTCAAAACCATAAAGAACTTGAACAAAACCCCTCTCACTTTGAAGAGTCGGAGGAGGTAGTCGCCCACACTGACTTGAGTTGGGAATCGCACCGTGACCTGATTCGTGGAATGCGTTTTTTTGACCCGCACATCCACATGGTATCCCGTACTACCGACGACTACGAGGCCATGCGCGACGCGGGCATTGTGGCGCTGATTGAACCCGCGTTTTGGGTAGGGCAGCCGCGCACGGGGCTTTCCACCTTCAAAGACTATTTTAGCAGCTTGGTCGGTTGGGAGCGTTTTCGTTCGTCTCAGTTTGGCATCAAACATTATTGCACGATTGGCCTCAATTCCCGCGAAGCCAACAACGAGCCTTTGGCCGAGCAGGTAATGGAAATATTGCCGTTGTACCTGTACAAAGAAGGCGTAGTAGGGGTGGGAGAAATTGGGTTTGACGACCAAACGGCTGCCGAAGAAAAATACTACCGTTTACAGTTGGAACTGGCAAAAAAAGCCAAGTTGCCCGTGCAAATTCACACCCCCCACCGCGATAAAAAACGCGGCACCGAGCGCAGCATGGCCATCGCATTGGAGCACGGTATCGACCCGTCGTGGGTGATTGTGGACCATAACAACGAAGAGACGGTAAAAAGTGTGCTCGACCAAGGTTTTTGGGCAGCATTTACGATTTATCCTTTCACCAAAATGAGCAACGAACGAATGGTGAAAATTGTGGAGCAATACGGCCCCGAACGCATCATGGTCAACTCCGCTGCCGACTGGGGAATTTCTGACCCGTTGGCAATTCCAAAAACGGCGGTTTTGATGAAACTCAACGGCATTTCGGACGAGGCCATTCGGTTGGTTACGTACCAAAATGCCATCGATGCTTTTGCCAAAAGTGGTCAAATTGACGTCAGCGATTTTGAAAATGGCCTGACCATTGACCAAAGCCAAAAATTTAATGGAAATACCATTTTGCGCGGAGGCCAGGAACCTGGCGCAAAAAAAACAAACACGCTGATTATCAAGTAA
- the eboC gene encoding UbiA-like protein EboC (EboC, a homolog the polyprenyltransferase UbiA, belongs to system of proteins involved in the trafficking of precursor metabolites to an extracytoplasmic compartment so that the biosynthesis of certain natural products, such as scytonemin, can be completed.): protein MSSLKPYFQLARPANIVTAIADILAGMTIAQFVFEPTPNNAYWLIPATIGLYGGGVVMNDVFDAKLDAIERPERPIPSGKVSVQAAAILGVGLLLLGVLAAAQFSILSAEIAITVAILAVIYDRFAKHSAFWGPLTMGLCRGGNLLLGMSAVEPSLSEWGWVALVPIAYIGAITLISQDEVHGGKRRSLYIAASLYTTVHAVQFLVAHQQGNAPLAFLLIALHAWLVGRPLWTAIQNPIGPNIGKAVKSGVLSLIVMDASWCVVFGNWPLALGVLLLLPLSIRLARIFAVT, encoded by the coding sequence GTGAGTAGCCTCAAACCCTATTTTCAACTCGCTCGTCCTGCCAACATTGTCACGGCAATCGCCGATATTTTGGCGGGGATGACCATTGCCCAGTTCGTTTTTGAACCCACTCCCAACAACGCCTATTGGCTGATTCCAGCCACGATAGGCTTGTACGGCGGCGGCGTGGTGATGAACGACGTTTTTGACGCCAAACTCGACGCCATCGAGCGCCCCGAACGCCCCATCCCAAGCGGCAAAGTATCGGTGCAGGCCGCTGCCATTTTGGGGGTTGGTTTACTACTTTTGGGCGTGTTAGCCGCCGCACAGTTCAGCATTCTAAGCGCCGAAATTGCCATTACAGTAGCTATTTTAGCCGTCATTTACGACCGTTTTGCCAAACATAGTGCTTTTTGGGGGCCGTTGACCATGGGGCTTTGTCGGGGAGGAAATTTGCTTCTTGGCATGAGTGCCGTTGAGCCTTCTTTGTCGGAATGGGGCTGGGTGGCGTTGGTGCCTATTGCTTACATTGGCGCTATTACGCTTATTAGTCAAGACGAAGTTCACGGAGGAAAACGGCGCTCGTTGTACATCGCTGCTTCCTTATATACTACCGTCCATGCAGTGCAATTTCTGGTAGCACACCAACAAGGAAATGCGCCATTGGCATTCCTTCTCATTGCTCTTCATGCGTGGTTGGTAGGGCGTCCTTTGTGGACAGCCATACAAAATCCTATTGGCCCCAACATCGGCAAAGCGGTAAAATCTGGCGTTTTATCGCTTATTGTGATGGATGCGTCTTGGTGCGTAGTATTTGGGAACTGGCCTCTAGCCCTTGGTGTTCTGCTACTACTTCCGTTATCCATACGATTGGCCCGTATTTTTGCGGTGACTTAG
- the moaC gene encoding cyclic pyranopterin monophosphate synthase MoaC, with product MSLTHLNADGNPSMVDVSEKAVTKRVAKARTIVVLGDEIMDLLQNDEINTKKGPVFQTAIIAGVMAAKRTGELIPLCHPLGLENCQVEISVNEAREVVIECTASVTGKTGIEMEALTGASVAALTIYDMCKAMSQHIVIKETRLIAKTGGKRDFRL from the coding sequence ATGTCTCTTACTCATTTGAATGCCGACGGAAATCCCAGCATGGTTGATGTGTCGGAAAAAGCAGTCACGAAACGCGTCGCCAAAGCGCGGACTATTGTGGTATTGGGCGATGAAATCATGGATTTGCTCCAAAACGACGAAATTAATACAAAAAAAGGCCCCGTTTTTCAGACCGCGATTATTGCAGGAGTGATGGCGGCCAAGCGCACGGGGGAGCTAATTCCACTTTGCCACCCGTTGGGGCTCGAAAACTGTCAAGTAGAAATATCGGTCAACGAAGCCCGCGAGGTCGTGATTGAATGTACCGCCAGCGTGACGGGGAAAACAGGCATTGAAATGGAAGCGTTGACTGGAGCAAGCGTAGCTGCGCTGACTATTTACGACATGTGTAAAGCCATGAGCCAGCATATTGTCATCAAAGAAACCCGCCTTATTGCCAAAACAGGAGGTAAAAGAGATTTTAGATTGTAG
- a CDS encoding 3-dehydroquinate synthase, with protein MQILQQTFQVPYTYSIFFTKRLFDVANDTLRSFFGSFGQAGFQRKVLIAIDGGFLAHHPQLQEEINLYFSSLEDLVKLVPQLLVLPGGEAAKNDPSLFDELVEAIDNYGIDRHSFVIGIGGGAILDLVGYAAAVSHRGVKHIRIPTTVLSQNDSGVGVKNGINYRGKKNFLGTFAPPVAVFNDLTFLQTLDDRDWRGGIAEAIKVALIKDQSFFEWIEVNAEALAQRNEEVMAYLIHRCAEMHVEHIRSGDPFEFGSSRPLDFGHWAAHKLEYLTDFQVRHGEAVAIGIALDCVYSVKVGKLTNTELQRILTVIQKLGFDLYHPKLAENDKINLRNGLQEFREHLGGRLTIMLLDRIGKGVEVHEMDADLIAESVDYLEGNYANLLVG; from the coding sequence ATGCAAATCTTACAACAAACGTTTCAGGTACCTTATACCTATTCTATTTTTTTCACCAAACGACTATTCGACGTTGCCAATGATACGTTGCGTTCGTTCTTTGGTTCGTTTGGCCAAGCTGGCTTTCAACGTAAAGTATTGATAGCCATTGATGGAGGTTTTCTAGCTCATCATCCACAACTTCAAGAAGAGATTAACCTTTATTTTTCTTCCCTTGAAGACCTGGTGAAACTTGTGCCTCAGCTACTTGTTTTGCCTGGCGGAGAAGCGGCAAAAAACGACCCTAGCTTGTTCGACGAACTCGTAGAAGCCATTGATAATTACGGCATTGACCGCCATTCGTTTGTCATTGGCATCGGCGGAGGAGCCATTTTAGACTTGGTCGGATACGCCGCAGCCGTATCGCACCGTGGTGTGAAGCACATTCGGATTCCGACGACGGTATTGTCCCAAAACGATTCGGGCGTAGGAGTGAAAAATGGCATCAACTACCGTGGAAAGAAAAACTTTTTGGGGACGTTTGCTCCGCCCGTAGCGGTGTTTAACGACTTGACGTTTCTCCAAACCCTCGACGACCGCGACTGGCGCGGGGGCATTGCAGAAGCCATCAAAGTTGCACTCATCAAAGACCAATCGTTTTTTGAGTGGATTGAAGTCAACGCCGAAGCCCTTGCCCAGCGCAATGAAGAGGTGATGGCTTACTTGATTCATCGCTGCGCCGAAATGCACGTTGAACACATCCGCAGCGGCGACCCCTTTGAATTTGGTTCTTCGCGACCGCTGGATTTTGGCCACTGGGCGGCTCACAAGCTCGAATACCTCACCGATTTTCAGGTGCGCCACGGCGAAGCAGTTGCCATTGGCATTGCCCTCGACTGTGTGTATTCGGTCAAAGTAGGAAAACTCACCAACACCGAATTGCAGCGTATTTTAACGGTTATCCAAAAATTAGGTTTTGACCTTTACCACCCCAAACTCGCCGAAAACGACAAAATCAACCTTCGCAACGGCCTACAAGAATTTAGAGAACACTTGGGCGGCCGCCTGACCATCATGCTCCTCGACCGCATCGGAAAGGGCGTTGAAGTCCACGAAATGGACGCCGACCTCATTGCTGAGTCAGTGGATTATTTGGAAGGGAATTATGCGAATTTGCTGGTCGGTTAA
- a CDS encoding alkaline phosphatase family protein, whose amino-acid sequence MNKTVVIDIVGLSANLIGEHTPFLSEYVKSRHTTPIKPVLPAVTTTSQSCYVTGKWPSEHGIVANGWYDREDAEMKFWKQSNKLVKAEKIWDAAKRQDPSFTCSKMFWWYNMYSTADFSVTPRPQYHADGVKAPDCYAYPASLRDELQQDLGQFPLFNFWGPNANIKSTKWIADASLWVDRKHDPTLTLIYLPHLDYCLQKFGPDFSKISKELNEIDQVVADLVRHYEAKNTRIVLLSEYGINPVHRPVHINRILREEGLISVRNERWYELLDAGASKAFAAADHQIAHIYINDPAVKAQVKKRLEQTEGIELVLDEDGKKAHHIDHERAGDLVAVAKPDSWFTYYYWLDDAKAPDYAHLVDIHRKPGYDPVEMFMDPKNPFIKLRAGYKLARKLLGFRYLMDVIPLDATLIKGSHGGISASPEFYPICITDTPLTQAELQATDVYEVIWGHLFEKA is encoded by the coding sequence ATGAACAAAACCGTTGTCATAGATATTGTTGGCCTGAGTGCCAATTTGATTGGAGAACATACTCCTTTTTTGAGCGAGTACGTTAAATCACGCCACACAACGCCGATTAAGCCCGTGCTGCCTGCCGTAACGACCACTTCGCAGAGTTGTTATGTAACGGGTAAATGGCCCTCGGAACACGGGATTGTGGCCAACGGCTGGTACGACCGCGAAGACGCCGAAATGAAGTTTTGGAAGCAATCCAACAAGTTGGTGAAAGCCGAAAAAATCTGGGATGCCGCCAAACGTCAAGACCCGTCGTTCACCTGTTCCAAGATGTTTTGGTGGTACAACATGTACTCTACCGCCGACTTTTCGGTCACACCCCGCCCCCAATACCACGCCGACGGGGTGAAAGCACCCGATTGCTACGCCTACCCTGCATCGTTGCGCGACGAACTTCAGCAAGATTTGGGACAATTTCCGCTGTTTAATTTTTGGGGACCCAATGCCAATATCAAATCGACAAAATGGATTGCCGATGCATCGCTGTGGGTTGACCGCAAACATGACCCTACGCTGACGCTCATTTATTTGCCGCATTTGGATTATTGTTTACAAAAATTCGGCCCTGATTTTTCAAAGATTAGCAAAGAACTCAATGAAATCGACCAAGTCGTGGCCGATTTGGTGCGGCATTACGAAGCCAAAAACACCCGCATTGTTTTACTTTCCGAATACGGCATTAACCCCGTTCATCGTCCCGTTCACATCAATCGTATTTTGCGCGAAGAAGGTCTGATTTCAGTACGTAACGAGCGTTGGTATGAGCTTTTGGACGCGGGTGCTTCTAAAGCATTTGCTGCTGCCGACCACCAAATTGCCCACATTTATATCAATGACCCTGCCGTAAAAGCGCAGGTAAAAAAACGCCTCGAACAAACCGAAGGAATCGAACTCGTACTGGACGAAGATGGCAAAAAAGCGCATCACATCGACCACGAGCGGGCGGGCGACTTGGTCGCGGTAGCCAAGCCCGACAGTTGGTTTACGTACTATTATTGGCTCGACGACGCCAAAGCGCCCGATTACGCGCATTTGGTTGACATCCACCGCAAACCAGGCTACGACCCCGTTGAGATGTTTATGGATCCCAAAAATCCGTTTATCAAACTTCGAGCGGGCTATAAATTAGCGCGTAAGCTGCTCGGTTTCCGTTATTTGATGGACGTTATTCCGCTGGATGCTACGCTCATCAAAGGTTCACACGGAGGCATCAGCGCTTCACCCGAATTTTATCCCATTTGTATTACAGACACTCCCCTCACGCAGGCCGAACTCCAAGCTACGGATGTCTATGAAGTGATTTGGGGGCATTTGTTTGAGAAAGCATAG
- a CDS encoding aspartate aminotransferase family protein produces the protein MMNLFNVYPIYDIEPVQAQGSWLWDSKGEKYLDLYGGHAVISVGHCHPHYVEKMTEQLRRINFYSNSVRIPLQDELAQKLGDLAGYPDYTLFLCNSGAEANENAIKLASFYNGGSKIVAFTKSFHGRTAGAVAMTDNPSIVAPVNYNKHVTFLPFNDAEAIRQHDMTDVCAIIVEGIQGVGGIQVASEEFLRAIRQKCDESNATFILDSVQCGYGRSGKFFSNQHYTDLHADLYTTAKGMGNGFPIAGVLISPKFQAKYGMLGTTFGGNHLACAAGIAVLDIMKEENLMANAVEIGDYLMKGIAEIGGYKELRGRGLMIGIEYDFAIEDLRNKLLFDYKLFTGVAGKNTIRLLPSLALKKEEADLFLEALSKEVRVLA, from the coding sequence ATCATGAACCTGTTTAACGTTTATCCGATTTACGACATCGAACCCGTCCAAGCGCAAGGCTCTTGGCTCTGGGACAGCAAAGGCGAGAAGTACCTCGACCTTTACGGCGGTCACGCCGTGATTTCGGTGGGTCATTGTCACCCCCATTACGTCGAAAAAATGACGGAACAGTTGCGACGAATTAACTTCTACTCCAACTCTGTCAGGATACCGTTACAGGATGAATTGGCCCAAAAACTAGGCGACCTCGCGGGCTATCCCGATTATACCCTCTTTTTGTGCAACTCTGGTGCTGAAGCCAACGAAAACGCCATTAAGTTGGCCTCTTTTTACAACGGCGGTAGCAAAATAGTCGCCTTTACGAAGTCGTTTCACGGCCGTACGGCAGGAGCAGTTGCGATGACCGACAACCCGTCGATTGTTGCGCCTGTCAACTACAACAAACACGTCACGTTTTTGCCGTTCAACGACGCCGAAGCCATTCGTCAGCATGACATGACCGACGTGTGTGCCATCATCGTTGAAGGCATCCAAGGCGTGGGTGGTATCCAAGTAGCATCAGAAGAGTTTTTGCGGGCCATCCGTCAGAAATGTGATGAAAGCAACGCTACCTTTATTTTGGACAGCGTACAGTGCGGTTATGGTCGTTCGGGCAAATTTTTCTCAAACCAACACTACACCGACCTTCACGCCGACCTATACACCACGGCCAAAGGCATGGGCAACGGTTTCCCCATTGCAGGGGTTTTGATTTCGCCCAAGTTCCAAGCCAAATACGGCATGTTGGGAACTACCTTCGGCGGAAATCACTTGGCGTGTGCGGCGGGTATTGCTGTACTCGACATCATGAAGGAAGAAAACCTCATGGCCAACGCCGTAGAAATCGGGGATTATTTGATGAAAGGCATTGCCGAAATCGGTGGCTACAAAGAGCTTCGCGGACGTGGGTTGATGATTGGCATCGAATACGATTTCGCCATTGAAGACCTCCGCAACAAGCTGTTGTTCGACTATAAATTATTCACGGGCGTAGCAGGCAAAAACACCATTCGTTTGTTGCCGTCGCTCGCACTCAAAAAAGAAGAAGCTGATTTGTTTTTAGAAGCGTTGAGCAAAGAAGTTCGCGTTTTGGCCTAA
- a CDS encoding EboA domain-containing protein — translation MYEPIKSLLWEILTTHLTTAESEWLEKQGVAHPLELMTAFVAAPRFLSKRFVQPSPEQAAELDNLIEGFSVEGWSFVRLSRVWLLSCLDASNKEAYCRHIETLFDTAEMNELVALYSALPLLAYPEQWLFRATDAVRSNMGVVYEAIALGNPYPYHHFSELAWNQLVLKGIFNDKPLHLIYGLEERSNEKLVLTLSDFAHERWAAGRWVAPQVWRLTSKFLNETLLEDMKHLFQSDVEYDQQAAALACYHSNYEPALQLLASYPHLEKIVNNHHITWTNLEFSDLNTYVSKP, via the coding sequence ATGTATGAACCAATAAAGAGCTTGTTGTGGGAGATTTTGACCACCCACCTTACTACAGCCGAGTCGGAATGGCTCGAAAAACAGGGCGTCGCTCACCCGCTCGAATTGATGACCGCTTTTGTGGCCGCCCCGCGGTTTTTGTCCAAACGATTCGTTCAACCCAGCCCCGAACAAGCCGCCGAGCTTGATAACCTCATCGAAGGTTTTTCGGTAGAAGGCTGGAGTTTTGTGCGCCTAAGCCGCGTGTGGCTGTTGAGCTGCTTGGATGCCTCCAACAAAGAAGCGTATTGCCGCCACATCGAAACCCTCTTTGATACGGCCGAAATGAACGAGTTGGTGGCGCTTTATTCGGCGTTGCCTCTTCTGGCCTATCCCGAACAATGGCTGTTTAGGGCGACCGATGCCGTTCGTTCCAACATGGGCGTGGTTTATGAAGCCATTGCCTTGGGCAACCCGTACCCTTATCATCATTTTTCCGAATTGGCCTGGAATCAATTGGTTTTGAAGGGAATTTTTAACGACAAACCGCTTCACCTGATTTATGGATTGGAAGAACGTAGCAACGAAAAACTCGTGCTGACGCTATCTGATTTCGCGCACGAACGCTGGGCCGCAGGACGGTGGGTAGCGCCTCAAGTATGGCGACTGACCTCCAAGTTTTTGAACGAAACGTTGTTGGAAGATATGAAACATTTGTTTCAGTCAGACGTTGAATACGACCAACAAGCCGCAGCCTTGGCTTGTTATCATTCCAATTACGAGCCTGCTTTACAATTACTGGCGAGTTATCCACATTTAGAAAAAATTGTTAACAATCACCACATTACGTGGACAAATCTTGAATTTTCTGACCTGAATACCTATGTGTCAAAACCATAA